A part of Cannabis sativa cultivar Pink pepper isolate KNU-18-1 chromosome 6, ASM2916894v1, whole genome shotgun sequence genomic DNA contains:
- the LOC133039287 gene encoding uncharacterized protein LOC133039287, with translation MICRFLTRASQLFGRKKREVSDVVARQAKEIEKLKAEVQSLKQQRNAAEQEEEGEVAGEAYVPQPYAPQDEVQQQIYAEEFISLNDQGILYNFDDHAALNQQVHLCSDNIDNIVARGYLYEHVGMIKVHCQEYDDSHARIMVSEILQEDAEIPVPIEECRYVRDVYQMFLPWPKHLILTTEGPLAQPPSRRDASKGKAPMLSPQGRGAREDDLFTEEKMALIPNSLKWMIHEFLRLKDKRDIITIPVPRGFIAPRTQITLSGEDLQQVATCDYIGNQGMLFGMMHIWESINGLRKIFKFYDPELLTVHGINDEEQTQSFDDAVCRST, from the exons atgatttgtaggttcctgaccagggcatctcagctgttcggcaggaagaaaagggaagtgtctgatgttgtggctcggcaagcgaaggagattgaaaaattaaaagccgaagtccaatcccttaagcagcagaggaacgctgccgaacaagaggaagaaggagaggtggctggtgaggcgtatgttccacaaccatacgctcctcaggatgaggtacaacaacaaatttatgctgaggagtttatttccctcaacgaccaaggtatcctatacaattttgatgaccatgcggcccttaatcagcaagtacatctctgctctgacaacatcgacaatattgtggcccgagggtatttgtacgagcatgtgggtatgatcaaagttcactgccaggagtacgatgattcacatgcccggattatggtttcggaaatcctgcaagaggacgctgaaatcccagtcccaattgaagagtgcagatatgttagggacgtataccagatgttccttccttggcctaaacacttaattttaacaaccgag ggtccactcgctcaaccgccctcaagacgtgatgcgtcaaaggggaaagctccgatgctttctccacaaggtcgtggtgcacgggaagatgacttgttcacggaagagaagatggcgttgatccctaattcgctaaaatggatgattcatgaattcctaaggctcaaagataaacgtgatataatcacaattcctgtcccccgaggattcattgcaccgcgtacccagatcacgttatctggagaggatttgcagcaggttgctacgtgtgactacatcggcaaccagggaatgctgtttggaatgat gcacatatgggagagcatcaacggtctgagaaaaattttcaagttttacgacccagagcttctcacagTGCATGGGATCAACGATGAAGAACAGACGcagtcttttgacgatgcg gtgtgccggtcaacctga
- the LOC133039286 gene encoding uncharacterized protein LOC133039286: protein MCYMGHRRYLPANHPDRRKKKAFDGTEEGDMAPLPLSGEQILQQVSGKELELDKLDALHEHVVKTLCNLEKFFPPSFFDIMIHLMVHLVREARLCGPVWARWMYPFERNMKVLKSYVRNHYRPEACIVECYISEEAVEFCSEYMAGVEAIGLAYKNWKEVNPTLKNKVWKDIQTGFIVPDTFKHDCLILAGKLMKDFKNRMTKDIIMPALKENDLGRLAQVPEKHPEIDAADWCKFVESRLTPEFLELSKVQRERSSKIQSRHRSGRSGMVNVREVVKKDLEVADPPRHRVWIKSRTKSRKLVTDYDKEIAEKIVSIYYSLIEFYS from the exons atgtgttatatgggtcaCAGACGGTACTTGCCTGCAAATCATCCTGATAGACGGAAGAAGAAAGCATTCGATGGTACTGAAGAGGGTGATATGGCTCCTTTGCCCCTGTCTGGGgaacaaattctccaacaa GTCAGCGGGAAGGAATTAGAATTGGATAAGTTAGATGCATTACATGAACATGTAGTCAAAACATTGTGCAACCTGGAAAAGTTTTTTCCGCCATCTTTTTTCGACATCATGATCCATTTAATGGTTCATCTAGTGAGAGAAGCAAGGCTGTGTGGGCCGGTGTGggcgagatggatgtatccatttgaaagaaatatgaaggtaCTTAAAAGTTATGTGCGTAACCACTATCGGCCAGAAGCATGTATTGTTGAGTGCTACATATCTGAAGAGGCTGTGGAATTTTGTTCAGAGTACATGGCTGGAGTTGAGGCAATAGGGTTGGCCTATAAAaactggaaagaagtcaacccgactctgaaaaataaagtttggaaagacattcag acggggttcattgtgccggacaccttcaaacatgattgtctcatcctagctgggaagttaatgaaagacttcaagaataggatgacaaaagacatcataatgcccgcgttgaaagagaatgatctgggacgactggcacaagtccctgaaaagcaccccgagatcgacgctgctgattggtgcaaatttgttgaaagtcgactaactcctgaatttctg gaattgagtaaggtgcaacgtgaacgttcctcaaaaattcaatccagacatcgaagtggtcggagtggaatggtgaacgtacgggaagttgtg aaaaaggacctcgaagttgcagatcccccccgccaccgtgtttggattaaatctcgcaccaagagtagaaaacttgtcactgattacgacaaggaaattgcagagaagatagtaagtatatattactccttaattgagttctactcatga
- the LOC133039482 gene encoding uncharacterized protein LOC133039482, translating to MSQNLTSVLLMCCSVIMNNPPPDPLLVTILAKELYSVKMHPGSCINSHLLMMNLKFQKANLLEIDLSREQWVQLILNSLPLEYNEFVISYMINNSNSSDMDKLETELRAHERNLIAMGPPGFAINNRRKRTRYEGSSKTASSSTIIRHNLLCSNCNGKGHHEERCPRLLNNSNEVA from the exons atgagccaaaaccttacttctgttttattgatgtgttgtagtgtcattatgaataacccaccccccgatcctctcttagttactatcttagcaaaagaactctatagtgtgaaaatgcatcctggtagttgcattaactcgcacctgttgatgatgaatctgaagttccaaaaggcaaatctactagaaattgatttatcaagagaacaatgggtccaacttatccttaatagtcttcctctggagtataatgaatttgttatctcttatatgatcaacaattctaactcctccgacatggacaagctcgaaacagaattacgagcccatgaacggaacttgattgcaatgggtccccctgggtttgcaatcaataatcgaaggaaaaggactaggtatgaaggatctagcaaaactgcttcttcaagtacaattatcagacataatcttctatgttcgaattgtaatggaaagggtcatcatgaagaacgatgtcccaggcttctaaacaattcaaacgaag ttgcttga